The Sorangiineae bacterium MSr11954 DNA segment GCGGAAGCAGAAGATCATCCAGGGACGCCACCTCAATTTGTGGGCGTGTGATATCAATTCCTACCATGGACAGATCGCGAGCGCACGAGCGGGAGACTCGGTGTGGGCTTCGTTCGCTCCTGGGGAGAAGTTCTACGTGCAAGCAGGGAACACCTTCGTAAACACCCGCGATTACCAATCGCTCCCGACAGTCTGCGGGCGGATCGCCGATACGGGATTTTCGGACTGCACGGACTGACGCGCGCCCTGGCCCGTCCGTCTCGGCGCAACTTGGATAGCAGGTCGAACGGCGAGCCGATGGGCTCGTCGTTCGACCACGACTTGCTTGCCTTATTTTACTCCCCAATCACGCTCGTCGAGAGGATGCGGCGGGCGACCTTGACCGGTCGCATCGGCTCCGGCCGACAGATCGAAGGTTTGGACGAGCTGGTCGATGATGGCCACCGCCTCGTGGCCTTTGGCCGTCAGCGCATAGAGGTTGCGGCCCCAGCGGGCCTCGCGTTGGGAGGTCAGGAAGCCCGCTTGCTCCAGCAGGCGAAGCGTACGCGTCAGCGTGTGGGCAGAGGCGCCCGTGACGCGGCGCAGCTCGTTGAAGTGGATTTCGCCCGCGCCGAGGGCCTTGAGGATTTCGGCGCGGAAGCGGCCGCCGAGCAGGGTTAGCTTTTCCTCGACCGTGCAGCGGCCGTTCTCGCCTTTGGGCATGGGTTCTCCTCGCTCGTGCTCTAGTTACGGAGATGTAACTCCTTGTGGGGTGCCCAGGCCAGCCTCACTCTCGGCCTGCGAGCGGCACCGGGTCTTCGGTGGGTCCGCTCGAAATCGGCAACGCCAAACACGACGACCACGAGGAGCGAGCCATGCAAGACGTGAGAAAACCGGAAGACATGAACGAAGTATTCATTCGCACCTTCAACGAGGGCAAGATCGACGCGCTCATGGAACTTTACGAGCCCGGTGCGGTGAGCGTCGCGCAGGATGGAAGCCCCCTGCACGGGCTGGATGGGATTCGTGCGGAGCTCGTAGGGTTGCTGGCGCTCGGCGGAAAGATGGAAGGGAAGAATCGCTATGCGTTGACGTTCGACGGCGTCGCGCTGCTCAGCGCGAACTGGACGCTGACCGCGAAGACCCCCGACGGTGCGCCCCTCGTCGTCCAAGGGCGCACCACAGAGGTGATCCGACGCCAGCCCGATGGGCGCTGGCTCTACATCATCGATCATCCCACCGGCGCTTAGTCACGCACGCGACACGCGCACCGCCCCGCGGCCGCGAGCATCACGCCCCCGCGACCCGCATGGATACTTCGACGTCGCTGGCGAAGGGGACGGAGAGGTAGCCGCTTCCGGCGGCGCGGATGTTCGCCAGAAACTCGGGGTTGTGGTCGGCGTTGTCGGCTACGACCAAGGCGCCGGGGGACAGGCGGGGTTCGAGGAGGGCGAGGATGCGCGGGTAGAGCACCTTGGCGCCGTCGAGGAGGACCAGGTCGATGGAGTCGGGGAGATCGCGCGCGAGGGACTCGAGGGCATCGCCTTCGCGGATTTCGACGAGATCGGAGAGGCCGGCGGCCTTTAGGTTTTCGCGCGCCTGGGCGGCTTTGCTGGGCTCGAACTCGCTGCCGATGAGGCGCCCGCCACCGTTGTCCTTCAGCGCGGCGGCGAGGTGCACGGTCGAGATGCCGAACGATGTGCCGAACTCCACGATCGAACGAGCGCGCGAGGTGCGCGCGAGCATGTAGAGCAGCGTCCCCGTCTCGGCCGACACGGGGAGGTACATGTTCTTCGCCTGGCTGTAGAAGGCGCGGTAGTTGGAGTTGGCGCGGTTCAGCGCGGAGGCGCGCGCTTCGGGGGAGAGGCTCGCGTACTCCGCGCGGATGCCGGCGTCGGCGGCTTCGGCTTGGGCGAAGAGGCGGGTGAGGAGCGTGGAGACGGGGGCAGTCGTGAGGGTGTTCATTTCGTTCGATCCTCGTTGCGATGGGGTTTCATTGCGACCTTGGATAGAATACGAAGGATCCTTCGCGTTCGTTCTTCGCGTTCGGAGTGACCCATGCCCAAGGCTTCGAGACCGCTGATCGCATCGAGAAACAAGCCGCGCCAAGCGCGTTCGGCCCAGCTGGTTCAGGACATTTTGGAGGCGGCCATTCGTGTTTTGACGCGCGAAGGAGCGAGGCGCTTCACCACGGTGCGCGTGGCCGAAGAGGCAGGCGTGAGCGTGGGCTCGCTCTACCAGTACTTCCCCAACAAGGAAGCGCTCCTCTTTCGCCTGCAGGCCGACGAGTGGATCGAGACGCGGATCATCATGGATTCGATCTTCGGCGATGCGCGGCTCTCGCCGCCGGATCGCCTTCGCCGCGCGACCCTCACCTTCTTTCGCTCCGAGCTCGAAGAGGCGCCGGTGCGCGGGGCGCTCGACGATGCGGGCGCGCTCTTTCGCGATGCCCCCGAGGCGCACGAGCTCAAAGCCACCGCCATGCGCAGCGTGTTCGCGTTCATGGAGGAGGCGCTGCCATCGGCGTCACCGAAAGAGCGCGCGTTCGCCGCGGAGTTCGTCATGACGAACATGGCGGCGGTCGCGGAACGGATCACCAAACAGGGCCTCTCGCGCGCCGAGGTCGATGCCTGGGCGAAGACCAGCGCCGAGATGTATTGCATGTACCTCGAGAACCTCGAGAAGGCCGCTCAGA contains these protein-coding regions:
- a CDS encoding helix-turn-helix transcriptional regulator, whose amino-acid sequence is MPKGENGRCTVEEKLTLLGGRFRAEILKALGAGEIHFNELRRVTGASAHTLTRTLRLLEQAGFLTSQREARWGRNLYALTAKGHEAVAIIDQLVQTFDLSAGADATGQGRPPHPLDERDWGVK
- a CDS encoding nuclear transport factor 2 family protein, with protein sequence MQDVRKPEDMNEVFIRTFNEGKIDALMELYEPGAVSVAQDGSPLHGLDGIRAELVGLLALGGKMEGKNRYALTFDGVALLSANWTLTAKTPDGAPLVVQGRTTEVIRRQPDGRWLYIIDHPTGA
- a CDS encoding class I SAM-dependent methyltransferase, translating into MNTLTTAPVSTLLTRLFAQAEAADAGIRAEYASLSPEARASALNRANSNYRAFYSQAKNMYLPVSAETGTLLYMLARTSRARSIVEFGTSFGISTVHLAAALKDNGGGRLIGSEFEPSKAAQARENLKAAGLSDLVEIREGDALESLARDLPDSIDLVLLDGAKVLYPRILALLEPRLSPGALVVADNADHNPEFLANIRAAGSGYLSVPFASDVEVSMRVAGA
- a CDS encoding TetR family transcriptional regulator, with protein sequence MPKASRPLIASRNKPRQARSAQLVQDILEAAIRVLTREGARRFTTVRVAEEAGVSVGSLYQYFPNKEALLFRLQADEWIETRIIMDSIFGDARLSPPDRLRRATLTFFRSELEEAPVRGALDDAGALFRDAPEAHELKATAMRSVFAFMEEALPSASPKERAFAAEFVMTNMAAVAERITKQGLSRAEVDAWAKTSAEMYCMYLENLEKAAQKKRAARAAERS